A section of the Larus michahellis chromosome 1, bLarMic1.1, whole genome shotgun sequence genome encodes:
- the LOC141737983 gene encoding folate receptor gamma-like: MSRARHPPPSTHHPPRAMAAMWVPLVVLAAWLATVTGAARDSLLNICMDAKHHKKQPGPEGKLYGQCVLWKDNACCTANTSMEAHQDQSYLYNFNWDHCGAMPEKCKRHFIQDTCLYECSPNLGPWIDQADNSWRKERILHVPLCREDCEQWWEDCQDAVTCKVNWHKGWNWTTGTNQCPQGAMCQKFKFVFPTPAALCEQIWSHSYRYTSHRRGSARCIQMWFDPVLGNPNVEVARYYANAAPPASPAPPLPLLLALLPPVLLALL; encoded by the exons GGCCATGGCTGCCATGTGGGTGCCGCTGGTGGTGCTGGCGGCATGGCTGGCCACCGTCACCGGCGCGGCGCGAGACTCGCTGCTCAACATCTGCATGGACGCCAAGCACCACAAGAAGCAGCCGGGACCCGAGGGGAAGCTCTACGGGCAG TGTGTCCTCTGGAAGGATAACGCCTGTTGCACCGCCAACACCAGTATGGAAGCCCACCAAGACCAGTCCTACCTTTACAACTTCAACTGGGACCACTGCGGGGCCATGCCGGAGAAGTGCAAGCGTCACTTCATCCAGGACACGTGTCTCTACGAGTGTTCCCCCAACCTGGGGCCATGGATCGACCAG GCGGACAACAGCTGGCGGAAGGAGCGGATCCTGCACGTGCCGCTGTGCCGGGAGGACTGCGAGCAGTGGTGGGAGGACTGCCAGGACGCTGTCACCTGCAAGGTCAACTGGCACAAGGGCTGGAACTGGACCACAG gcaCCAACCAGTGTCCCCAAGGCGCCATGTGCCAGAAGTTCAAGTTCGTCTTCCCCACGCCGGCGGCCCTCTGTGAGCAGATCTGGTCCCACTCCTACCGCTACACCTCCCACCGCCGCGGCAGCGCCCGCTGCATCCAGATGTGGTTCGACCCCGTCCTGGGGAACCCCAACGTCGAAGTCGCCCGCTATTACGCCAACGCtgcccccccggcctcccccgcccccccgctccccctcctgctggccctgctgccccccgtCCTGCTGGCATTGCTCTGa